The following coding sequences are from one Paenibacillus sp. JDR-2 window:
- a CDS encoding glycoside hydrolase family 88/105 protein, with product MKKFEVNQEEVLELIDLVVRRTMNMDFTWNWSCGVAFYGISKAWEVTKNQEYIDFLVKWVDEYLELGLPALMVNSCAMGHTMLTLHEATGDQKYLDLALMKAEYLRKDAIRFGEGVFQHTVSSKNDFPEQAWADTLFMAAYFLLRLGFKLDKKEYIDDALNQFYWHEEYLQDTKTNLFYHAWDNVRGDHLSGIYWGRANAWAAYTMAQAHKMLNPFMPMWMQLGGALGDQLSSLVRLQSPDGLWRTILNDETSYEETSASAGIAAALTIYAHPLHQNYMAKAYEGIRANIDDDGSVRNVSAGTAVMYSADDYKVISKKRVQGWGQGLTLAYLVALVQNTEVVSAI from the coding sequence ATGAAAAAATTTGAAGTGAACCAAGAGGAAGTATTAGAGCTGATCGACCTTGTCGTACGCAGAACGATGAATATGGATTTTACATGGAACTGGTCTTGCGGAGTTGCCTTTTACGGCATCAGCAAAGCTTGGGAAGTAACGAAAAATCAGGAGTATATTGATTTTCTGGTGAAATGGGTGGACGAATATTTGGAGCTGGGGCTTCCGGCTTTAATGGTTAATTCTTGTGCCATGGGGCATACGATGTTAACGCTGCATGAAGCGACAGGCGACCAGAAATACCTGGATCTCGCTCTAATGAAAGCCGAATATTTGCGCAAGGACGCGATCCGGTTTGGAGAAGGCGTATTCCAGCATACCGTATCGTCCAAAAACGATTTTCCCGAGCAGGCGTGGGCGGATACGTTGTTTATGGCGGCGTATTTCCTGCTGAGACTTGGCTTCAAGCTGGACAAGAAGGAATATATCGACGATGCGCTTAACCAGTTCTACTGGCATGAAGAATATTTGCAGGATACAAAGACGAATCTGTTCTACCACGCATGGGACAATGTGAGAGGGGATCACCTGTCCGGCATCTATTGGGGCAGAGCGAACGCATGGGCTGCCTATACGATGGCGCAGGCTCATAAAATGCTTAATCCGTTTATGCCGATGTGGATGCAGCTTGGCGGAGCGCTTGGCGATCAGTTAAGCTCCCTGGTCAGACTGCAGTCGCCGGACGGCTTGTGGCGTACGATCTTGAATGACGAGACCTCGTACGAGGAAACCTCGGCTTCCGCCGGCATTGCCGCAGCCCTGACGATTTACGCGCATCCGCTGCATCAGAATTATATGGCCAAAGCTTATGAAGGCATTCGTGCCAATATCGACGATGACGGTTCGGTCCGCAATGTATCCGCCGGCACGGCGGTTATGTATTCGGCGGATGACTACAAGGTGATTTCCAAGAAGCGGGTGCAAGGCTGGGGTCAAGGATTAACGCTGGCTTACCTGGTTGCATTGGTTCAGAATACGGAAGTCGTCAGCGCGATTTAA
- a CDS encoding AraC family transcriptional regulator, giving the protein MTITSLPNILRFGSISEPLWIEFDRRIGYHSMDTTHYHRSYEFFYLYSGERKFFIRDSVYQIQSGDLILVNTNDVHRTSELSQPNHERIVLHYDLPFFDGLSREETELLLSPFASAHPIIKLNLQERMHLEALFESLLRELQECPPGYQLHVRNMATEILLFTARHALKRKSLPSIELTPVQQKVTDIIRHINQHFREPLPLDELAKQFFISKGHLSRVFKEVTGFGFSQYINVTRIKEAELLLKETDWSITQISERCGFENFSHFGKVFKELSGLSPRDYRKLEQNQK; this is encoded by the coding sequence ATGACGATTACCTCGCTTCCCAATATCCTTCGGTTCGGTTCGATCAGCGAACCGTTATGGATCGAATTCGACCGGAGAATCGGCTACCATTCCATGGACACTACCCATTATCATCGTTCATATGAATTCTTTTACCTGTACAGCGGCGAGAGAAAGTTTTTTATACGCGATTCCGTTTATCAGATTCAGTCGGGTGATCTTATCCTCGTAAACACCAATGACGTCCACCGGACCTCCGAGCTAAGCCAGCCCAATCACGAGCGGATTGTCTTGCATTACGACCTGCCGTTCTTTGACGGTTTATCGCGGGAGGAGACCGAACTGCTGCTGTCCCCTTTTGCTTCCGCGCATCCAATCATCAAGCTTAATCTGCAGGAACGGATGCATTTGGAGGCTTTGTTCGAATCCCTGCTTCGCGAGCTGCAGGAATGTCCACCCGGTTATCAGCTGCATGTCCGTAACATGGCCACCGAGATTCTGTTATTCACGGCCCGGCATGCCTTAAAACGCAAATCGCTGCCAAGCATTGAGCTTACCCCTGTTCAGCAAAAGGTCACGGATATTATCCGGCACATTAACCAGCACTTTAGGGAACCTTTGCCTCTTGATGAATTGGCCAAGCAATTCTTCATAAGCAAGGGACATCTCAGCCGCGTCTTTAAGGAGGTTACCGGCTTTGGCTTCAGCCAATACATCAACGTTACCCGGATCAAGGAAGCTGAGCTTCTGCTGAAAGAAACGGATTGGAGCATCACTCAAATTTCCGAGCGTTGCGGCTTCGAGAACTTTTCCCACTTCGGCAAGGTGTTTAAGGAGTTGTCCGGACTCTCCCCCCGAGACTATCGGAAGCTGGAGCAGAACCAAAAATAA
- a CDS encoding AraC family transcriptional regulator: protein MERFIYKKSAGITALSATMTEFKYKKHAHQEYAIGVTLRGIQRYNLDGSLQLSHKSGIMLFHPEQTHDGMAHDEAGLDYVMLYIEPQLLLEVMEKKEIMRFSNPIVYDPELEHRVLNLTNAILSEKDEALCSELLLALTDRLADSSLSQYGKRTDHALIRKAKDRIHDNLDHVLKLDDISRELDLSKFQFIRLFKAHTGISPYQYFLNSKIERAKQLIESSKDIYSAVAACGFVDLTHLNKHFKSVYGTTPHDYISHFQ from the coding sequence ATGGAAAGGTTTATTTATAAAAAGTCGGCCGGCATTACCGCATTATCCGCAACAATGACGGAGTTTAAATATAAGAAGCATGCCCATCAGGAATATGCGATCGGCGTTACCTTGCGCGGCATTCAACGTTATAACCTGGACGGCAGCCTGCAATTATCCCATAAGAGCGGCATTATGCTGTTTCATCCGGAGCAGACGCATGACGGAATGGCGCATGACGAGGCGGGGCTTGATTACGTTATGCTGTACATTGAGCCGCAGCTGCTGCTGGAGGTTATGGAGAAGAAGGAGATTATGCGGTTTTCGAATCCTATCGTGTATGACCCGGAGCTGGAGCATAGGGTCCTTAATTTAACGAATGCCATCTTAAGCGAAAAAGATGAAGCGTTGTGCAGCGAGTTATTGCTTGCTCTAACGGATCGCCTTGCCGATTCCAGTCTTTCGCAATACGGCAAGAGAACGGATCATGCCTTGATTCGAAAAGCGAAGGACAGAATTCACGATAATCTGGATCATGTTCTGAAGCTGGATGACATTAGCAGGGAACTTGATTTATCGAAGTTCCAGTTTATCCGATTATTCAAGGCGCATACCGGGATTTCACCGTATCAATATTTTCTTAACAGTAAGATCGAAAGGGCCAAGCAGCTTATCGAAAGCAGCAAGGATATTTATTCCGCGGTAGCGGCGTGCGGATTCGTGGATTTGACCCATCTGAATAAACATTTCAAGAGCGTTTACGGCACAACGCCGCATGATTATATCTCGCATTTTCAATAA
- a CDS encoding LysE family translocator, with protein MDTTSFFVYCLVATFTPGPTNILILSTVKNAGTKKAMIFSYGSTIGFGLLLVCSAALNSVLLSVMPKFITVLQVIGSAYMVYLAYRMVRSHHSESDVNQNATFRFGVLLQFLNPKTVLFALTVIPAFILPTYSGFTGVSVGVAAITLIGFSAFFTWVLFGTVFKTFLQKHHTGANLVMALFLAYAAVMIWV; from the coding sequence ATGGATACTACATCTTTTTTTGTTTATTGCCTGGTTGCAACGTTTACACCGGGACCTACGAATATTTTAATTTTGTCTACCGTCAAAAACGCGGGAACGAAAAAGGCGATGATCTTCTCTTATGGATCGACGATTGGCTTTGGTTTGCTGCTTGTCTGTTCGGCCGCATTAAATTCGGTGCTGCTGTCGGTAATGCCCAAGTTTATTACGGTCCTTCAGGTTATCGGAAGCGCCTATATGGTCTATCTCGCTTACCGGATGGTCCGAAGCCATCATTCGGAATCGGACGTAAACCAGAATGCCACTTTTCGATTCGGCGTCCTGCTGCAGTTCTTGAATCCCAAGACCGTGCTGTTTGCCTTAACCGTCATCCCGGCGTTTATTTTGCCCACTTACAGCGGGTTTACGGGTGTGTCCGTTGGTGTTGCAGCCATCACTTTAATTGGGTTTTCGGCCTTTTTTACATGGGTTCTTTTCGGGACGGTTTTTAAAACGTTTTTGCAGAAACACCATACGGGTGCTAATCTGGTTATGGCTTTATTTTTAGCTTACGCTGCCGTTATGATTTGGGTATAG
- a CDS encoding nicotianamine synthase family protein: MEVYSTGTAASAGSLPRWQVVDDFIAFIREANELLQKEIDLSPANQLVTSVISRIFAQLRSRYLPEEVQAVLSNEYIQTHQRQLQDKLSEAEFLTELSDSRQACKAQDSGLDAIKNLPNWPVYIALVKQELDTLRRFTDPDSRLEQSPVVFVGSGPMPLSPIIFYLLADVEVVCLEKDAVAYEASCSLLEHMGLGSKVKVVLENGAYYDYGPYKRIFVASLVRNKQAVLEQISRTASDPLVAMRTAEGMKQIMYEAIDEEVLRCQGWHILGRTQPDEGLVINSTLFMKHKGLE; this comes from the coding sequence ATGGAGGTTTATTCTACGGGTACGGCAGCATCTGCGGGAAGCCTGCCTAGATGGCAGGTCGTTGACGATTTTATTGCTTTTATCCGCGAAGCCAACGAGCTTCTTCAGAAGGAAATAGATTTGTCTCCGGCTAATCAATTGGTAACAAGCGTTATTAGCCGTATTTTCGCCCAGCTGCGTTCCCGTTATTTGCCGGAGGAGGTACAAGCCGTTTTGAGCAACGAATATATTCAAACGCATCAGCGGCAGCTGCAGGATAAGCTCTCGGAAGCCGAGTTTCTGACGGAGCTCAGCGACTCCAGGCAGGCCTGCAAAGCGCAGGATTCCGGCTTGGATGCCATTAAAAATCTCCCGAATTGGCCGGTTTACATAGCGCTGGTTAAGCAGGAACTGGATACCCTTCGCCGCTTCACTGATCCGGATAGCCGCCTGGAGCAATCTCCCGTTGTGTTTGTAGGCAGCGGGCCGATGCCGTTAAGCCCGATTATCTTTTATTTGTTAGCCGATGTGGAGGTTGTCTGCCTGGAGAAGGATGCGGTGGCTTACGAAGCTTCTTGCTCGCTGCTCGAGCACATGGGTCTCGGATCCAAAGTTAAGGTTGTATTGGAGAATGGCGCCTATTACGATTACGGCCCATACAAGCGGATTTTTGTCGCTAGTCTTGTGAGAAACAAGCAAGCCGTGCTGGAACAGATAAGCCGCACTGCCTCGGATCCCCTGGTCGCTATGCGAACGGCGGAGGGTATGAAACAGATTATGTATGAAGCGATTGATGAAGAGGTTCTTCGTTGCCAAGGATGGCATATCCTTGGACGGACACAGCCTGACGAGGGGCTGGTCATCAATTCCACTTTATTTATGAAGCACAAAGGCTTAGAATAA
- a CDS encoding discoidin domain-containing protein, translating into MGMRLRVRIMAGVMLVAALLPGTFVAAGAAGASGTDKPAQSQVYNQELFKIHVVDAETGRGIPAVELKTTNNIRYYTDSAGNVAFDEPGLMNQTVFFHIASHGYEVPTDMFGYRGQAVDVTPGGNVTIQMNRINLAERLYRVTGQGIYRDTVMLGETPPIEEPLLNGKVMGQDSVQTIKYKNKLYWFWGDTDRPSYPLGNFRVTGATSKLPEQGLDLDVGVDLDYITREDGFAKSLVPPLPDGANIAWIFGLMTVKDNNGEERLLAAYSTHDPNPRSFGILIFNDEKQEFEQLVQFPGTSDWRYAGMGGQGTYYEDGGKGYYIFTQYEYPNIRVEAKMDAIMDYTQYEYFTPLAPGTTYAGANTQLERDAEGKLVWGWKKNTQMLTQEKEKELIGLGLIKADDERYFQLKDVDSGDEVQIAQSSVEWNEYRHSYVMIGQEKFGKTSLLGEIWFAEAPAPNGPWKVAKKIITHNEYSFYNPSQHEYFIKDGGRYLYFEATFTNTFTKAPAMPRYNYNQMMYKLDLSNPELNLTPPDGPELTELAQGKAITASSSESSHPAADANDGNGQTRWASDSSDPQWIQVDLGAPSPISRVKLDWEVAYGRAYKIQVSDDGQNWTDVYSTTSGDGGTDIVNFDETTARYVRMYGTQRGTMYGYSLWEFKVFGRN; encoded by the coding sequence ATGGGAATGAGATTACGCGTTCGAATCATGGCGGGCGTTATGCTGGTTGCAGCGCTTCTCCCGGGAACCTTCGTAGCGGCCGGTGCAGCAGGGGCAAGCGGTACCGATAAGCCGGCGCAAAGCCAGGTCTATAATCAGGAGCTGTTCAAAATTCACGTCGTAGACGCGGAAACCGGAAGAGGAATTCCGGCGGTGGAGCTGAAGACGACGAACAACATCCGTTACTATACGGACAGCGCCGGCAACGTTGCTTTTGACGAGCCGGGGCTTATGAATCAAACGGTATTTTTTCATATAGCCAGTCATGGCTACGAGGTTCCGACGGATATGTTTGGTTACCGCGGTCAAGCGGTGGACGTAACGCCTGGTGGAAATGTGACCATCCAGATGAACCGGATCAATCTTGCGGAACGGCTATACCGGGTAACCGGACAAGGCATTTACAGGGATACCGTCATGCTTGGCGAGACGCCGCCGATTGAAGAACCGCTCTTGAACGGGAAAGTGATGGGCCAGGACTCCGTGCAGACCATTAAATACAAGAATAAGCTGTACTGGTTCTGGGGCGATACGGATCGGCCTTCCTATCCGCTTGGGAACTTCCGGGTGACGGGAGCTACTTCAAAGCTGCCGGAGCAAGGGCTGGATCTCGATGTTGGCGTCGACCTCGACTATATTACGCGCGAGGACGGCTTTGCGAAAAGCCTAGTGCCGCCGCTTCCGGACGGTGCGAATATCGCCTGGATATTCGGTCTGATGACCGTCAAGGACAATAACGGCGAGGAACGGCTGCTTGCCGCTTATAGTACGCATGATCCTAACCCTCGTTCTTTCGGCATTCTGATCTTTAATGACGAAAAGCAAGAGTTCGAGCAGCTGGTCCAATTTCCGGGTACCAGCGATTGGCGTTACGCGGGAATGGGCGGTCAAGGAACGTATTACGAGGATGGCGGCAAAGGGTATTATATTTTCACGCAATACGAGTATCCGAATATTCGGGTAGAGGCGAAGATGGATGCCATTATGGATTACACCCAATACGAGTATTTTACCCCGCTTGCGCCAGGGACGACTTATGCCGGGGCGAACACGCAGCTTGAGCGTGACGCTGAAGGCAAGCTGGTATGGGGCTGGAAGAAAAACACGCAAATGCTTACGCAGGAAAAGGAGAAAGAACTGATTGGATTAGGCTTGATCAAGGCGGATGATGAACGATATTTCCAATTGAAGGATGTCGATTCGGGCGATGAGGTTCAAATTGCCCAAAGCTCCGTCGAATGGAATGAATACCGCCATAGCTATGTCATGATTGGACAGGAGAAATTCGGCAAGACGTCCCTGCTGGGCGAAATCTGGTTCGCGGAAGCGCCTGCGCCTAACGGACCATGGAAAGTGGCAAAGAAAATTATTACCCATAACGAATACTCTTTCTATAACCCTTCCCAGCATGAGTATTTCATCAAGGATGGCGGGCGTTACCTCTATTTCGAGGCTACCTTCACCAATACGTTTACGAAAGCGCCTGCCATGCCGCGTTACAACTATAATCAGATGATGTATAAGCTGGATCTCTCCAATCCGGAGCTGAACCTTACGCCGCCGGATGGACCGGAGCTGACGGAACTGGCCCAAGGCAAAGCGATCACCGCTTCCTCTTCGGAGAGCTCGCATCCGGCAGCGGATGCCAATGACGGAAACGGGCAGACCCGCTGGGCTTCCGACTCTTCCGATCCGCAGTGGATTCAGGTCGATCTTGGCGCTCCAAGCCCGATCAGCCGCGTCAAGCTGGATTGGGAGGTCGCTTACGGCAGAGCCTACAAGATTCAGGTGTCGGATGACGGCCAGAATTGGACCGACGTTTATAGCACAACTTCCGGCGACGGAGGCACCGACATTGTTAACTTTGATGAAACAACAGCCCGTTACGTGCGGATGTATGGAACGCAAAGAGGTACAATGTACGGCTATTCCTTATGGGAGTTTAAGGTATTTGGGCGTAACTAA
- a CDS encoding discoidin domain-containing protein: protein MHAKLRRTTGIAASILLSLALFPGTMLADNAANNSGTSRIQSQQPFGIRVVDSKTGRGIPAVELRTTNNMTFYTDSAGYVAFKEVGLMNETVFFHLSSDGYKVPQDMFGYYGQAVEVTPGGSVTLTMDRVNIAERLYRMTGEGIYRDSLLLGKTPPINEPLLNGKVMGQDSVQTIKYKNKLYWFWGDTDRVAYPLGNFRVTGATSKLPGQGGLDPDVGVDLSYFKQDDGFVKSLVPTLPDGANIAWVFGLMTAKDSSGQERLLAGYSTHNPDLSAFGILQFNDQTEQFEQLVQFPDKNDWRHPGGQASYYKENGKGYWVFTEHRMPNLRVPATYEAIKDYTKYEAFTPLEPGTTYNGVNTQLERDASGKLVWSWKQNTPPLKQDEEKELINLGVIKDTDARYYQLKDVDTGAGVTIAGSSVEWNDYRQKYVLFGQQMGGTSSGLGEMWYAEAPAPQGPWTTAKKIITHNNYTFYNPAHDEFFDKAGGRYIYLEATYTNSFTDHEPTPRYNYNQMMYKLDLANPDLGLTPPVTDLAKDKPIAAASNEKNQPAKLANDGSSETFWISAAKSPQWLKVDLGAPSSINRVVLNWGTAYGKAYQIQISNDGAKWKDVYNTKTGDGDVDDIAFADTKARYVRMYAIPRGAKLSVRDFEVYGSQQGSK from the coding sequence ATGCATGCAAAGCTGCGTAGAACGACCGGAATAGCAGCCTCAATCCTGCTTAGCCTAGCTTTATTCCCTGGGACGATGTTGGCGGATAACGCCGCAAATAACAGTGGAACTAGTCGAATCCAAAGCCAGCAGCCTTTTGGGATCCGGGTCGTCGACTCGAAGACCGGACGGGGAATTCCGGCCGTTGAACTGAGGACTACCAACAATATGACCTTCTATACGGACAGTGCCGGTTACGTCGCTTTTAAAGAGGTTGGCCTTATGAACGAAACCGTGTTTTTCCATTTGTCCAGCGATGGTTACAAAGTTCCCCAGGATATGTTCGGTTATTATGGGCAGGCCGTTGAAGTAACGCCGGGAGGAAGCGTTACGCTGACGATGGACAGAGTAAATATCGCAGAGCGGCTGTACCGTATGACGGGCGAGGGCATTTACCGGGACAGCTTATTGCTTGGCAAGACGCCGCCGATTAATGAACCGCTCTTGAACGGGAAAGTAATGGGACAGGATTCCGTCCAGACGATTAAATATAAGAATAAATTGTACTGGTTCTGGGGAGACACGGACCGCGTAGCTTATCCGCTCGGGAACTTCCGGGTAACGGGCGCAACCTCGAAGCTTCCGGGACAAGGCGGACTAGATCCGGATGTAGGCGTTGATCTTAGCTACTTCAAGCAGGACGACGGCTTCGTTAAAAGTCTGGTGCCGACGCTGCCTGACGGCGCGAATATCGCGTGGGTATTTGGACTGATGACCGCAAAGGATTCAAGCGGACAGGAGCGTCTGCTGGCTGGCTACAGCACGCATAATCCGGATCTGTCGGCCTTCGGCATTCTTCAATTTAATGATCAGACGGAGCAATTCGAGCAGCTGGTCCAATTCCCGGACAAGAATGACTGGCGACATCCGGGAGGCCAAGCCAGCTACTACAAGGAAAACGGAAAAGGATACTGGGTATTTACCGAGCACCGGATGCCGAATCTTCGCGTACCGGCGACCTATGAAGCGATTAAGGACTACACGAAATACGAAGCCTTTACGCCTCTGGAGCCGGGGACAACGTACAACGGGGTCAATACGCAGCTTGAACGGGACGCTTCGGGCAAGCTTGTCTGGAGCTGGAAGCAAAATACGCCGCCGCTGAAGCAGGATGAGGAGAAAGAGCTTATTAATCTAGGAGTAATAAAGGATACGGATGCCCGTTATTACCAGCTGAAGGACGTGGATACCGGCGCCGGCGTCACGATTGCCGGCAGCTCCGTTGAATGGAATGACTACCGCCAGAAGTATGTTCTTTTTGGCCAGCAAATGGGCGGAACGTCATCTGGACTCGGCGAGATGTGGTATGCGGAGGCGCCTGCGCCGCAAGGGCCATGGACAACGGCCAAAAAAATCATTACGCATAACAACTACACCTTCTATAACCCGGCTCATGATGAGTTTTTCGATAAAGCCGGAGGCCGTTATATCTACCTCGAAGCGACTTACACCAATTCGTTTACGGACCACGAGCCAACACCGCGCTACAACTACAATCAGATGATGTATAAGCTCGATCTTGCCAATCCTGATCTTGGGCTGACGCCTCCGGTAACGGATTTGGCTAAAGACAAGCCGATTGCCGCCGCTTCAAATGAAAAGAATCAGCCGGCAAAGCTGGCTAATGACGGCAGCTCCGAGACGTTCTGGATTTCGGCTGCCAAAAGCCCGCAATGGCTGAAGGTTGATCTTGGTGCGCCAAGCAGCATAAACCGCGTTGTATTGAACTGGGGAACCGCCTACGGAAAAGCGTATCAAATTCAGATTTCAAACGACGGGGCGAAATGGAAGGACGTATACAACACCAAAACCGGCGACGGCGATGTGGACGACATTGCGTTTGCGGATACGAAGGCCAGATATGTCCGAATGTACGCAATACCAAGAGGCGCTAAGTTATCCGTACGGGATTTCGAAGTGTACGGAAGCCAGCAGGGCTCAAAATAA
- a CDS encoding sugar phosphate isomerase/epimerase family protein produces MAKPVVGLQLYTLRDLTERDFLGTIRKAAQLGYKAVEFAGFFDTPVKEVKALLAELDLQAPSAHIGLNFSEDAAVRSAELDKQIEYAQELGLQYMVAPWAPLPENPEWEDVQKLAGILEEAGRKVTEAGMTFGYHNHAFEFQLVNNKPVMDHLLELVPAQYLVAEFDLGWVHVAGYKPVDYVQKYSGRVPLVHFKDFVEGHTDTEIGKGSVDLKSVLPIAEEAGVQYIFVEQEVFPSSSLRSAEISLEFFRKNGL; encoded by the coding sequence GTGGCTAAACCGGTTGTAGGGCTTCAATTATATACGTTGCGTGATTTAACGGAGCGGGATTTTCTTGGGACCATCCGCAAAGCTGCGCAGCTAGGCTATAAAGCGGTAGAGTTTGCGGGATTTTTTGACACGCCGGTAAAAGAGGTCAAAGCGCTTCTTGCCGAGCTTGATTTGCAGGCGCCTTCGGCTCATATCGGATTGAATTTTTCCGAGGATGCCGCTGTCCGTTCCGCGGAGCTCGATAAGCAGATCGAATACGCGCAGGAACTCGGCCTGCAATACATGGTTGCGCCGTGGGCTCCACTGCCCGAGAATCCCGAATGGGAAGATGTCCAGAAGCTGGCGGGCATTCTTGAAGAAGCGGGAAGAAAAGTAACCGAGGCGGGAATGACCTTTGGCTACCATAATCACGCTTTCGAGTTTCAATTAGTCAATAACAAACCGGTTATGGATCATCTGCTGGAGCTTGTTCCGGCGCAGTATCTCGTAGCGGAATTTGACCTCGGCTGGGTTCATGTGGCTGGTTACAAGCCCGTTGATTACGTGCAAAAGTACAGCGGACGCGTACCGCTCGTTCACTTCAAGGATTTCGTGGAGGGGCATACGGATACCGAGATAGGCAAAGGCTCCGTTGATTTGAAGAGCGTATTGCCGATTGCCGAGGAAGCCGGAGTTCAGTACATCTTCGTGGAACAGGAAGTTTTCCCTTCCTCTTCTCTGAGGAGCGCTGAGATCAGTCTTGAATTTTTCCGAAAGAACGGCCTTTAA
- a CDS encoding extracellular solute-binding protein → MKRKTKTMSLLLASALALAVTGCTNNNNANNAPNETSGTNTGMGKTDSKPLSFSVALPSNGVDNENSMMGKEWQKEMEAYMGRKVNIDFNYIPSSEYDEKLKLMIASNDLPDFFVTPLFYDTTEMAEQGQILELSQYKDLMPNYMNYLSKVKNGLTRVTNAEGKMYTFKETSTPRFPADKGMLIQNTSSYRYDIFQQNNIKIPETWDDVYQAAKKLKELYPDKYPIATRWNSLRSLFAADHVKDDIYWNGSKYVYGVQEDGYKDALQFANKLYAEKLLDPEYTIDTDDTLKRKALNGDNFIWLTQWFTTPAEYTRTLNDGKVFAVTLYPNNPDYGTAWQEVANGNTPDLGWAQFCINAKTKVAEDLIKFIDYQYTDKMMNLITWGIEGTTYTVGADGVQTFTDEFKNAPDPWLVGDKYGIRASKNYNPGLQMVNDSKAFVDFAATDYTYFDGKYEEVPIEKSPYLRSLPMPQNDYVPSSYSEPSIQFTQDESQKISEIMNPVKTFVTEEQAKFVSGKNKFDDWSKFIDKLKKMGDIDKVLQIYNDAAQRATK, encoded by the coding sequence TAGCAAGCCGTTGAGTTTCTCGGTAGCGCTGCCATCCAATGGCGTTGACAACGAGAATAGCATGATGGGGAAAGAATGGCAGAAGGAAATGGAAGCCTACATGGGCAGAAAGGTCAACATTGATTTCAATTACATTCCTTCTTCCGAGTATGACGAGAAGCTGAAATTAATGATTGCGAGCAATGATTTACCGGATTTCTTCGTTACTCCATTGTTCTATGACACAACCGAAATGGCGGAGCAAGGCCAGATCCTGGAGCTGAGCCAATATAAAGACCTGATGCCTAACTATATGAACTATTTGAGCAAGGTCAAGAACGGTTTGACCCGGGTAACCAACGCCGAAGGCAAGATGTATACCTTTAAAGAAACGTCAACGCCAAGGTTCCCCGCCGATAAAGGCATGCTGATCCAGAATACGTCCTCGTACCGTTACGATATTTTCCAGCAAAACAATATCAAGATTCCCGAGACCTGGGATGACGTGTATCAGGCTGCCAAGAAGCTGAAGGAGCTGTACCCGGATAAATATCCGATTGCGACAAGATGGAACAGCTTGCGTTCCTTGTTCGCCGCGGACCATGTGAAGGATGATATCTATTGGAACGGCAGTAAATATGTTTATGGCGTCCAAGAAGACGGATACAAAGACGCGCTCCAGTTCGCGAACAAGCTGTATGCCGAGAAGCTGCTGGATCCGGAGTATACCATCGATACGGACGATACGCTTAAACGAAAAGCTTTGAACGGCGATAACTTCATTTGGCTGACGCAATGGTTCACGACTCCGGCCGAATATACGAGAACGCTTAATGACGGGAAAGTATTCGCCGTTACTCTCTACCCGAATAACCCGGATTACGGGACAGCTTGGCAGGAGGTAGCAAACGGTAATACGCCTGATTTGGGCTGGGCTCAGTTCTGTATTAACGCCAAAACAAAAGTGGCGGAAGATCTGATCAAATTCATTGATTATCAATATACGGACAAAATGATGAACTTGATTACCTGGGGAATCGAAGGAACAACGTATACGGTTGGGGCGGACGGCGTACAGACCTTTACGGATGAATTTAAAAATGCGCCGGATCCATGGCTGGTTGGCGATAAATACGGTATCCGGGCGAGCAAGAACTATAACCCCGGCCTGCAAATGGTTAACGATTCCAAAGCATTCGTAGACTTTGCCGCCACGGATTACACCTACTTCGACGGCAAATACGAAGAGGTTCCGATTGAGAAATCGCCGTACTTAAGAAGTCTGCCAATGCCTCAGAACGACTATGTGCCATCGTCGTACAGCGAGCCAAGCATTCAGTTTACGCAAGACGAAAGCCAGAAGATTTCCGAAATCATGAACCCGGTTAAAACCTTTGTTACGGAAGAACAAGCGAAATTTGTTTCCGGCAAGAACAAATTTGACGATTGGTCCAAATTCATCGACAAACTGAAGAAAATGGGCGATATCGATAAAGTGCTTCAAATTTACAACGATGCCGCGCAACGCGCGACGAAGTAA